CCCGATGTCGGTGCGGACGCTGCCCGGGGTGGGGCCCGCGACGGGGGACCATCTGCGGCGCGCCGGGATCCTCACGGTCGCCGAGATCGCGGAGGCCGGCGAGGACGAGCTCGTACGGCTGCTGGGCAAGGCCCACGGGGGCTCTCTGTACGCGATGGCGCTCGCGCGGGACGAGCGGCCCGTGGTGGCGGAGCGTGAGTCGAAGTCGGTCAGTGTCGAGGACACGTACGACGTGGACATCCACGACCGGGTGCGGGTCAGGGCGGAGGTCGCGCGGCTCGCCGAGCGGTGTGTGCAGCGGCTGCGGGCGGCGGGGCACTCGGGGCGGACCATCGTGCTCAAGGTGCGGCGGTTCGACTTCTCCACGCTGACGCGCTCGGAGACGCTGCGCGGGCCCACGGACGACCCTGGGGTGGTCCAGGAGGCCGCGGCGCGGCTCCTGGAGGCCGTGGACACCACGGGCGGCGTCCGGCTCCTGGGAGTGGGCGTCACGGGCCTCGCGGACTACACGCAGGAGGATCTGTTCGCACAGGCCCAGGCGGAGGCGCAGGCGCAGTCCACGGGGGCGGAGAAGGTGTCGCTGGTGAAGGGTGAGGAGGCGGGGCCCGGGGAGGCGGTGGGTCCGGTGCCGGTGCCGGAGCCGGAGCGGGCCGAGGAGCCGGTGGCGCCGACGGAGCGGCGGTGGTCCGCCGGGCATGACGTGCGGCACGCCGAGTACGGGCACGGGTGGGTGCAGGGAAGTGGTCTAGGGCGGGTGACCGTGCGTTTCGAGACGCCGCTTTCGGCGCCTGGACGGGTGCGGACGTTCCGTACCGACGACCCGGAGCTGGCGCCCGCGGAGCCGCTGCCCCTGGTCGCCGCGCCGCCACCGTCCGCGCGGGCCGTCCCCGGCTGAGGTGTGTCAGGGGCTCTCCGTGCCCGCGACGTGGCCGAAGTTCTGGTCCGGGGGCGGCATGGAGGAGGGCGGGGGCTGCGGGGGTGTCGTGTCCAGGCCGTAGTGGTGGTAGAGCTGGAGTTCCTGCTCGGGGGAGAGGTGGCGCCCCACTCCGAAGTCCGGGGCGTCCTTGATCAGGTCCCGGTCGAAGGGGATGCGCAGGGTGCCGTCCTCGACGAGTTCGCTGGGTTCCAGCGGGACGAAGGCGTCCCGGCCGAAGAGACCGGTGCGTATGGCGGCCCACTCCGGGGCGCCGGTGGCGTCGTCGAGGTAGACCTCGTCGACCGTGCCGATCTTCGCCCCGTTCCGGTCGAACGCCTTGCGGCCGATCAGGTTGCGCGGATCGATATCGGTCTGCACGGGCCCTCCAGCTGGTCGCGGCTTGTCGAAAACGGGCGTAACTCATCCTTAATCATTCGTAGTCACTACGAAAGAGCACTTCGGGGCAGGTGGCCACTCGAGGGATCGGTCATGGTCCTCGCTGGTAGGCTGGCGCCTGGCCGCTGACCCCGTGCGGGAGAGCTCTCCGGATCACACGTCCGGAGGCGCCGAAGGAGCAAATCCTCCCCGGAATCTCTCAGGCACCCGTACCGCACGGACGAGGTCACTCTGGAAAGCAGGGCGGGCGTCGGGCGGGCACGTTCGGAACCCTTCCTCACCGACGGTGAAAGCAGATCTGTCGAGAGACGGGCCTGTGAAGCTCTCAGGTTGACATGACA
The window above is part of the Streptomyces venezuelae genome. Proteins encoded here:
- a CDS encoding PRC-barrel domain-containing protein; protein product: MQTDIDPRNLIGRKAFDRNGAKIGTVDEVYLDDATGAPEWAAIRTGLFGRDAFVPLEPSELVEDGTLRIPFDRDLIKDAPDFGVGRHLSPEQELQLYHHYGLDTTPPQPPPSSMPPPDQNFGHVAGTESP